AATCGCGATTAATACAGCACCAAAAAGTGCAATACCAACATACGGGTCCCATTCTGGATTGTCATAAGAGTTCAAACGACGAGTCATACCCATGAACCCAAGAACATAAAGCGGCATGAACGCAAAGTAGAAACCAAAGAACCAGAACCAAAAACTCGCTTTGCCCCAGAATTCGCTTAACTTCCAACCGAACATTTTCGGCCAGTAGAAAGTGATTCCTGCAAACATTCCGAACACAACACCACCGATAATAACGTTATGGAAGTGAGCGATTAAGAATAATGAGTTATGTACCAAGAAGTCAGCGGGTGGAACAGCCATCAATACGCCAGTCAAACCACCAATACCGAAAGTCACAAGGAAACCAAGTGTCCAGTACATAGGTGATGTGAAGGTAATACGACCCTTATACATGGTGAATAACCATGAGAAGATTTTAACACCCGTTGGGATCGCAATAACCATGGTCATGATACCGAAGAACGCGTTAACGTTGGCACCTGCACCCATCGTAAAGAAGTGATGTAACCATACTACGAACGCAAGAACTGTAATTGCGATCGTTGCATACACCATTGACTTGTAACCAAACAATGATTTGCGAGAGAACGTAGACACGATTTCTGAATACAAACCAAAAGCAGGAAGAACCAGAATGTATACTTCTGGGTGACCCCAAGTCCAAATCAAGTTTACGTACAACATTGGACTACCGCCCAAGTCATTGGTAAAGAAGTGGAAACCGAAGTAACGGTCAAGTGTCAACATTGCAATAGTAGCAGTCAATACTGGGAATGCCGCAATGATCAATACTGCTGTACATAAAGATGTCCAGGTAAAGATTGGCATGTCCATAAGACCCATACCAGGTGCGCGCATTTTAATGATGGTCACAAAGAAGTTAACACCCGTTAAAAGCGTACCTAGACCAGAGATCTGAAGTGCCCAGATATAGTAGTCCATACCTACGCCAGGTGAGTATTCGATGCCTGATAGTGGAGGGTAAGCCATCCAACCAGTTGCAGCGAATTCGCCTAGAGCAAGAGAAGCCATCATTAGACCAGCAGCACCAGCAAACAACCAGAAGCTTAACGAGTTTAATAATGGGAAGGCAACGTCACGTGCACCAATTTGAAGAGGTACAGCAATGTTCATTAAGCCCACAACTAGACCCATTGCTACGAAGAAAATCATAATTACGCCATGCGCAGTAAAGATTTGGTCGTAGTGTTCGGGGTGCAAATAACCTTCACCGCCACCTTTTGCAAGGAACAATTGAAGGCGCATCATGATTGCATCTGCGAAGCCACGAAGCAGCATCACAACAGATACGATCAGGTACATAATACCAATTTTTTTATGGTCTACAGAAGTGAACCATTCAGTCCACAAGTAGTTCCATTTTTTGAAGTAGGTGATGCCTGCAAAGAGTGCAAGTCCGCCTAATACCATCAGTGCAACAGTCGCCAACACGATTGGATCATGTGGGATTGCATCTGGACCTAACTTACCTAAGAAGCTCATGTCTTATTCCCCTACAACTGAAGAAGCGGGTTCAACATCGGCATGTGCGTCAGAAGCAGCAGCCTCATGAGTGCCAGCAGCAGCTGAGTGATCAGCACCGTGGTAGTTGCTCATGTATTTGTTAATTACAGATTCAAATAACTTTGGCTCAACTGAAGAGTAATAAGTCACTGGGTGTGGCTTAGTTGGGTAAGGACCCTCTGCTTCAGCAGTTGCTGCAAGTTTTTTCTCTAAATCTGTTTTAGCATTCGCAACCATAGATTCGATTTGGAATTTCGAGCGGTTACCATCACGTAAGGTTGCAAATTCAGCTTGGTCTAAAATGGTCTTTTGAACTGCTTCTGGGTTTACAGAAGTACCGTTGCCCGCTTTAACAGCAGCAACCCATTCTGCAAATGCTGGTTCAGACACAGAGTGAGCAAGGAAGCGCATTTGTGTGAAACCATAACCTGAGTAGTTCGAAGAGAAACCACGATATACGCCTTCAGCATCAGCAAGCATGTGAAGTTGAGTTTGCATACCCGCCATTGCATAAATTTGACCCGCTAACTGTGGAATGAAGAATGAGTTCATTGTGAAGTTAGAGGTAATGTTAAAGTTAAGAGGTGTCTTTTCTGGGAAACGCACTTCGTTAACTGTCGCAATTTGTTGTTCCGGATAAACGAAAACCCACTTAAACTGTTCAGAAATAACCTGAATAGTTAAAGGTGCTTTGTCTGATTCGAGCGGACGGTAAGGGTCATACTTGTGTGAGCCCCACCATGTTAGATACGCTAAAATACCAATAATAATACACGGGATACCCCACACTACGATTTCGATAACTGTAGAGTGTGCCCATGTCGGTCTATAGTCTGCATCTTTATTCGACGCGCGATATTTCCAACCAAACCATAATGCCATGATAGCCGATGGAATGACCACCAATAGCATTAAATAGATCGCAGTCATCATGAGGTCTGATTGACCTTGAGCGACTGGACCTTTTGAGTTTAGAAGTACCATATCACCGCCACACCCTGTTAAGAGCATAGCAAGCGTTGATAAAGACAATACAGCTAAAATTGTTTGTCTCATTTTACAACCTCGGTGAAGAGTCCCATTCCCTAAATAAATTATGGGATAGCGATTATAGTGTCACATGATTGAAAACCCAAAAACTAGTTTATGAGAGTTTTCAATCATCAGACACCGCTACGTTGTAGGGCATTATGCCCTATAAATATAAACTAAGCTATATATAAAGTACCTTTAAATATAAGGATTAAACCCAATTCCTTTAGTCGGAATTGGGTTTTGAAAGTGGTATTTATTGTGTCAAATCAAGCTTATAAAAAAGGGGATACTTTGGTATCCCTTTGGCTTATTTTAATCGTTTAATCACTTTGGTTTTTGCAAGTTTGTCGTGCAAAGTTTGACGCTTTTCACTCAAAGCAAACACATGATCAATGATTGTAATGAAAGGCATGAAAATCATATTTAAAATAATGAAGATCATACTGCGCAGTGTAAAAGCGCGCATCAAGTTTACTTTTTCACCATTTTTGGCATCTACGATTTGAATCTTGGTTACTTTTTTGCCTAAACTTTGTCCACTTTTAGCGATTAAAAAGGCTTGAGCTACAAGCATAAGCGCAATATAAACACCCATTGCTTGCCATGCTTCAGGCGGAATCAGGGTAAATAATTGCTCTTGAAGTTGAACGGCTTGATCAGATGAAGATGTATTTTGCATTTTCTGTTGTAGCTGAGACAATTGCGCTACTTGCTCTTCTGTTAAGAAAAAAGAAGGGATTATCATCGCAGGTAACCATAAAGCTAAATCCACAATTTTAGCGAGAAAGCGTGAGCCCAATGAAGCGAGTTCTGTTGAATTTTGCTTTTTGTTCACCTGAATGGTATGAGACGAGGTTTCTGAAGTTTGAGTTTCTGTCGGAAAGGGTGCGGAAGGCACGTAGCCTGTAGGTTGATACTCAAGCTTACCTTGTGTGAGTTCACCTAGAGCTTTCCATTCAGCCATACCTTGATGCCAAGCCAAGTCAGTCAACAATACTTGTTGGCTTGCAAGCATTTGATTAATTTGCTCTACAGTGTATGGGCCAGCTTGTTGATTATTTCGCGCCAAGTAAATTTGCATAAAACTAAAATCTCAAAACTTCAAAATATGATGGGAAAAAAAAGACCCACGAATGGGTCTTTTTTTAACACGTTTTATTACGCTTGTTTAGTCTTTTCTGCTGCAAGAAAGAACCAAGTGTCTAAAACTGAGTCTGGATTCAATGAAACAGATTCGATGCCTTGTTCCATTAACCATTGTGCTAAATCTGGGTGATCAGAAGGACCTTGACCACAAATACCTACGTATTTGCCAGCTTTGCGACATGCATGAATCGCCATAGAAAGCAGCGCTTTCACTGCTGGATCACGTTCGTCAAACAAGTGAGATACGATACCAGAGTCACGGTCTAGACCCAATGTTAATTGTGTTAAGTCGTTTGAACCAATAGAGAAACCATCAAAGTGCTCAAGGAATTGTTCAGCCAACAGTGCATTGGTTGGTAATTCACACATCATGATTACTTTAAGGCCGTTTTCACCACGTTTCAAACCATTTAGAGCCAAGAGTTCAATCACACGCTTCGCTTCAGCTACAGTACGTACAAAAGGAATCATGATTTGAATATTGGTCAAGCCCATTTCTTCACGCGCTTTTTTCAGAGCACGGCACTCAAGCTCGAAACAATCACGGAAATTGTCAGACACGTAGCGACTTGCACCACGGAAGCCAAGCATTGGATTTTCTTCTTCTGGCTCGTACAGCTTACCACCAATCAAATTTGCATATTCATTTGACTTAAAGTCAGACATACGCACAATCACTGGTTTGTCTGCAAATGCGGCAGCAAGAGTAGAAATACCTTCAACGAGTTTTTCAACGTAGAATTCGATAGGTGATGCATAACCCGCTGTACGAGATAGAACAGCAGCACGTGTTTCACGCGGTAAGCTATCAATGTTTAGAAGTGCTTTAGGATGTACACCAATCATACGGTTGATGATAAATTCTAAACGTGCAAGACCAATCCCTTCGTTTGGAATTTGCGCGAAGTCAAATGCGCGGTCAGGGTTACCAACGTTCATCATGATTTTGAACGGAAGTGTTGGCATAGATTCGATCGAGTTACGTTGAACTTCGAAATCTAAAGCACCTTCATAGATGAAACCTGTATCGCCTTCAGCGCAAGACACAGTCACTTCTTGACCATCAACCAAAATTTCAGTTGCATTGCCACAACCTACAATTGCAGGTACGCCAAGTTCACGTGCAATAATGGCTGCGTGACAAGTACGACCACCACGGTTGGTGATAATCGCCGCGGCACGCTTCATGACTGGTTCCCAGTCTGGATCTGTCATATCCGATACGAGAACATCACCATCTTGCACTTTATCCATTTCTTTTACAGAAGAAATGATACGCACGCGACCAGAACCGATACGTTGACCAATTGAACGACCTTCACAAATTACTGTACCTTTTTGTTTTAACAGGTAGCGTTCCATTGTGCCGACATTTTCACGGCTTTTCACAGTTTCAGGACGTGCTTGAACGATATAAATTTGACCGTCGTCGCCATCTTTCGCCCATTCGATATCCATTGGAGAACCGTAATGGTTTTCAATGATCAACGCTTGTTTTGCGAGTTCTTGAAGTTCGAGGTCATTCAACGCAAATTGTTGACGATCTTGTTTTTCAACGTCAACGATAGTGACTGATTTACCTGTAGAGCCTTCTTCACCATAAATCATTTTTTGGTGTTTAGAGCCTAGGTTACGACGGATTACTGCATGACGACCTGCATTCAATAGTGGCTTCGATAAATAGAATTCGTCTGGGTTTACTGCGCCCTGAACCACCATTTCACCCAAACCATAAGATGCAGTAATAAATACAACATCACGGAAACCAGATTCAGTGTCGAGTGTAAACATCACACCCGCTGCACCCGTTTCAGAGCGAACCATACGTTGTACACCCGCAGACAAGGCTACGATGTCATGGTCAAAGTTTTGATGCACACGGTAAGCAATCGCGCGGTCATTATATAAAGATGCGAAAACTTCTTTAATTGCGATCAGAACGTTATCAATACCGCGGATGTTTAAGAAGGTTTCTTGTTGACCTGCAAATGATGCGTCTGGTAAGTCTTCAGCAGTCGCAGAAGAACGAACGGCAACCGCGATATCTGGGTTGCCGTTTGAAAGTACAGCGAACGCATCGCGGACTTCTTTTTCGAGTGTGGTAGTAAGCGGGGTGTCTACAATCCATTGGCGGATTTGAGCGCCAGTTTCAGCCAGTGCATTCACATCATCAACATTAAGTTGTTTCAATTCTGCTGAAATTTTGGCATTTAATCCACTTTGCTCAAGGAACTCACGATAAGCAGCTGCGGTCGTTGCAAAACCACCTGGTACGGATACACCAGCATTGGCTAAATGACTGATCATTTCTCCCAGTGATGAGTTTTTACCACCCACGATCTCTACGTCGTGTTTACCTAATTTTTCCAGACCGATTACGCGTGCTTCCAAAGTTGTTACTCCACTTATGCAGTATTAATCACTATCTTGGCATGATATTTTATGAAAAACTTAGCAAAATTATTTTACTAAGCGACAGTCATGTAAGATCAGTTTACTATAATGATTATATAGCACTTAGATAAATAATTGAGGAGAATTTTAATGTCAGAAAGTAAAGATATTAAACGAAGTGTTTTTTTTATTTCCGATGGAACTGCCATCACTGCAGAGACACTTGGGCATTCTTTATTGGCACAATTTCCTCATGTTGATTTTGATATTCATATCATTCCTTACATTACCACAGAAGAGGCTGCAACCATTGTGGTC
This genomic window from Acinetobacter sp. TGL-Y2 contains:
- the cyoB gene encoding cytochrome o ubiquinol oxidase subunit I, with amino-acid sequence MSFLGKLGPDAIPHDPIVLATVALMVLGGLALFAGITYFKKWNYLWTEWFTSVDHKKIGIMYLIVSVVMLLRGFADAIMMRLQLFLAKGGGEGYLHPEHYDQIFTAHGVIMIFFVAMGLVVGLMNIAVPLQIGARDVAFPLLNSLSFWLFAGAAGLMMASLALGEFAATGWMAYPPLSGIEYSPGVGMDYYIWALQISGLGTLLTGVNFFVTIIKMRAPGMGLMDMPIFTWTSLCTAVLIIAAFPVLTATIAMLTLDRYFGFHFFTNDLGGSPMLYVNLIWTWGHPEVYILVLPAFGLYSEIVSTFSRKSLFGYKSMVYATIAITVLAFVVWLHHFFTMGAGANVNAFFGIMTMVIAIPTGVKIFSWLFTMYKGRITFTSPMYWTLGFLVTFGIGGLTGVLMAVPPADFLVHNSLFLIAHFHNVIIGGVVFGMFAGITFYWPKMFGWKLSEFWGKASFWFWFFGFYFAFMPLYVLGFMGMTRRLNSYDNPEWDPYVGIALFGAVLIAIGIACFILQILVGYLQREKNMDVTGDPWDARTLEWSTSSPAPFYNFATLPQANGIDRFWTDKENGVAYARPTKYEDVHMPTNRAAGMVIALIITVMGFALIWHIWWLAVISFIAAIIGFIASSFTKKVDYYVPAAEVERIENERYALLEQHLKKD
- the cyoA gene encoding ubiquinol oxidase subunit II, with protein sequence MRQTILAVLSLSTLAMLLTGCGGDMVLLNSKGPVAQGQSDLMMTAIYLMLLVVIPSAIMALWFGWKYRASNKDADYRPTWAHSTVIEIVVWGIPCIIIGILAYLTWWGSHKYDPYRPLESDKAPLTIQVISEQFKWVFVYPEQQIATVNEVRFPEKTPLNFNITSNFTMNSFFIPQLAGQIYAMAGMQTQLHMLADAEGVYRGFSSNYSGYGFTQMRFLAHSVSEPAFAEWVAAVKAGNGTSVNPEAVQKTILDQAEFATLRDGNRSKFQIESMVANAKTDLEKKLAATAEAEGPYPTKPHPVTYYSSVEPKLFESVINKYMSNYHGADHSAAAGTHEAAASDAHADVEPASSVVGE
- a CDS encoding RDD family protein, with protein sequence MQIYLARNNQQAGPYTVEQINQMLASQQVLLTDLAWHQGMAEWKALGELTQGKLEYQPTGYVPSAPFPTETQTSETSSHTIQVNKKQNSTELASLGSRFLAKIVDLALWLPAMIIPSFFLTEEQVAQLSQLQQKMQNTSSSDQAVQLQEQLFTLIPPEAWQAMGVYIALMLVAQAFLIAKSGQSLGKKVTKIQIVDAKNGEKVNLMRAFTLRSMIFIILNMIFMPFITIIDHVFALSEKRQTLHDKLAKTKVIKRLK
- the ppsA gene encoding phosphoenolpyruvate synthase, with translation MEARVIGLEKLGKHDVEIVGGKNSSLGEMISHLANAGVSVPGGFATTAAAYREFLEQSGLNAKISAELKQLNVDDVNALAETGAQIRQWIVDTPLTTTLEKEVRDAFAVLSNGNPDIAVAVRSSATAEDLPDASFAGQQETFLNIRGIDNVLIAIKEVFASLYNDRAIAYRVHQNFDHDIVALSAGVQRMVRSETGAAGVMFTLDTESGFRDVVFITASYGLGEMVVQGAVNPDEFYLSKPLLNAGRHAVIRRNLGSKHQKMIYGEEGSTGKSVTIVDVEKQDRQQFALNDLELQELAKQALIIENHYGSPMDIEWAKDGDDGQIYIVQARPETVKSRENVGTMERYLLKQKGTVICEGRSIGQRIGSGRVRIISSVKEMDKVQDGDVLVSDMTDPDWEPVMKRAAAIITNRGGRTCHAAIIARELGVPAIVGCGNATEILVDGQEVTVSCAEGDTGFIYEGALDFEVQRNSIESMPTLPFKIMMNVGNPDRAFDFAQIPNEGIGLARLEFIINRMIGVHPKALLNIDSLPRETRAAVLSRTAGYASPIEFYVEKLVEGISTLAAAFADKPVIVRMSDFKSNEYANLIGGKLYEPEEENPMLGFRGASRYVSDNFRDCFELECRALKKAREEMGLTNIQIMIPFVRTVAEAKRVIELLALNGLKRGENGLKVIMMCELPTNALLAEQFLEHFDGFSIGSNDLTQLTLGLDRDSGIVSHLFDERDPAVKALLSMAIHACRKAGKYVGICGQGPSDHPDLAQWLMEQGIESVSLNPDSVLDTWFFLAAEKTKQA